Proteins co-encoded in one Arachis hypogaea cultivar Tifrunner chromosome 13, arahy.Tifrunner.gnm2.J5K5, whole genome shotgun sequence genomic window:
- the LOC112734363 gene encoding uncharacterized protein, which yields MIKTKKLNLRYIGPFKVLKRVGLVAYQIALPPCLSNLHDVFHVSQLCKYTSDAAHVFEPELVELKENLTFQVTLVRIDDTSVKEFHGKEVLLVMVAWKRAGVEEHTWELKSDMRKDYPELFSGNH from the coding sequence ATGATTAAAACCAAAAAGTTGAATCTGAGATACATTGGGCCGTTTAAAGTTTTGAAGCGAGTCGGGCTAGTGGCATATCAAATAGCCTTGCCGCCATGTTTGTCTAACTTACATGACGTATTCCATGTGTCACAACTCTGTAAGTACACATcggatgcggctcatgtgttTGAGCCCGAGTTGGTTGAGTTGAAGGAGAACCTGACTTTTCAAGTAACACTGGTGCGGATTGACGACACTAGTGTGAAGGAGTTTCATGGAAAGGAAGTTCTATTGGTCATGGTAGCTTGGAAGAGAGCTGGAGTGGAAGAGCACACCTGGGAGTTAAAGTCGGACATGCGGAAGGATTATCCGGAGTTATTCTCAGGTAATCACTAA